The genomic segment TACTATCGGTATTCCCTATTCAGGTCCCCTTCAATTCGGCTTTTACAACAGTCTTCTTAAACATTTGCAGGTGTCATCCCGCTACCTGGCCCAGCTGATCGACAGCCACCCGGAGCATCCGTTCACCAAGGACTACCAGGCCAAGAGCAACGAGTTCAAACGCCTCGCCGCACAATACCAACCCAGTGTGGCTAGTTAGAGAGATGTACCTTGGTCATTATAAATGAATATTCCATTATCAGAGTAtgtattaaacttaaaaaatattaatattataattgagttactttatttattgggtttttatttagttctcgtttgttagttttttttagtttattacaAGATACACAATAGGCAAGGCTGACGAGGAGTCGGTGTGTATGTCGcggccaggggggttaaaatggccacatcgaagcaattcacctaagaaagcaatattgcaatttgacatttgcgcatataaaagtaagtgcgcaatgcaaacaaatgtcaaatagcaacattgctttcttagatgaattgcttcgatgtggccacttAAACCCCCCAGATCTCAGAGAGCAGACTTTTAGAAGagtctctctatttaagagctgcgcttttgtcggtggagtcgctttcattactccatagataggtgTGTAGAACAGTGGTTGACCCAATCgacttccgttccgcagtacaccgaccaatttctcaatcggtgatgttctagctagagccctaccagaatccatttcctcggcctccaaccagtactgataccgctgctgcccggcatcaggggtgcgcttttgaagtagcggcgcctactcgctacgtcacaagatcgtcatagaacctaagtagcattttataggttagcccgtcccagtgagctacccactcatcattagcccataacgtccccactgctggggcacgggccttccctatggatggatagggtcgggccttaaaccatcgcgggcccagtgcggattggtagttattaacgactgctaatgcagccgggaccaacggcttaacgtgcattccgaagcatggaggacgTCGAAAAAaagcctttgtgaaagttgcttaacttcaacaaacgcagaccgagcgcgtttaccgctgcgccaccgagctcctcactaagttctgctaatcctgtcgctgtttggtcggggactgcttatttttaatcGCAgctaagctttttttttgacgcgacttattgtagatttgccgcagatggcattaactacttggccggacaaatggggagcgctgaaggctctcacccggtacaacgtttaagacaacaggcttgagggtgctcagttgggcgcgaacctccgctcagggcgtcgtctgacaggaaaaatatttgaaagaattaatcgatagcgataagcgctgaatgagggaacgcagctaaccatcatatcatTCAGAAGAGTAAAGCAACGAAATTCTTTACAAGGCTATATTTGCTAATAGAAGGAGTAGTCGTAATCAGTGTCGGGTTCATCGTCGTCGGGCGGCGCGGCTCCCGCTAACAATCGGAGCTGGCGCAGCTTGTCTTCGACGTCCTCGGTGACGGCGCTGCGTGTCGTGATGGTGTCGGCTGTTGTCGTCTCCGGGTCGTGGAGGATCTCGCCGGTTTTACCTGGAGAGGTTGAgtcatttttacaataagattcccattgtcATTCAGAATTTGCTTTTGAACAGAATTAAGACTGTAATCAAACAGGAACTTTATAAAAAGAGTTATACGGTTAGTgactatttagaagatatggaCGCATCGGGTTAACTGTctaggaactgatattaggcagccaaattactaaatacggcacagattttttttattaagaaacaattaaatacgttaactaaacacgaaattacataaataattaacaaaaataatgctatttactgcactcgtcaaaaagcccatccctgactaatccgggcgcgaaggtgcccattacactagccgcattactaaattgtatagcaatatattgttttttttaaaagaacgtgaTATaaggaacatcatatttctaataagtattgacattgtgcatgttatcatagtaaaaacctaccaaaattattattttattttaaaatacactaaaacaagtactcccgttCAATttgagtcgcagtataacccgaccgcgttatgAAGCACCACGCGCTTATATACGTAATGAGActatgcgtactttcttaatttgacacgattttattgaatgaatATACCGTTGTGTACGAATgcatagctaaacaagcgccaagttttcgccgtaTTTTTGTATCAATCGCTGTATCTACGGTTGTGGTAAATCAATGTGTATCCattaggcctcaaactggatgacagcggcagcggcgcggcggcggcggcggtgcggggagcggcgcggtcaaatgctaagatttatattgaagtgttctggatggcagcggcgcggggagcggggtacgagcggtgcgctctagtcgagcggtgtctctgcgtttgaaactcgcctatttgtttcctttgttcattatagggattcagatcttcttttgcccataataaatcgtacgaaacaaaagaactacaatcgaaaatgcgttgtcgccgtttctacatcgcgttcatttgagacacaactctatacggcatcgagaacggaacagctGCCGCCGCTATCGCCCCCGCGCCGCccccgctgtcatccagtttgaggccttacACCTTATGGTTGTGTATGTATCGTACCATTTAAAGTGATCTCGACAGGTCCGTTCGTGCCGACGATGGCGGGCGCTGTGAACGCCTCCAACTCCTGTTCCGTTATGTTCTCCTCTTCCACCTTCTGTCGGCGGTACTCACGCCACGCCTTCTTCATGTTGAATCTGTCTGGCCTGTGACAGAATGTTTTTTAAACAGAATGACCAGTTCAGTACATTTAgtaattacaggctgatcacctgctaTGTGAGACCCTGATTTGGTaggacaggctgatcatccgtttgtccgaaagtaagatgatctgtgcttcggaaggcacgttaagccgttggtcccggttacttcttactgatgtaccaCTCTATTTTGAGTGCATATATTGCGAAAATTTTTAGCCAGATTTACAGACAAGTCAAAATCTTTTTTCCGGATTAGCTCCAATCCaaataatgagagactttccaggctacaatcccaaaaaaaaataaaataagtagatggcgctgtaaaaccttataatttcatgggcttttcggcgggaaacgggaacgggacagttgctttcttcattgagtaatctaaataattaatacgaagtggtgttttgtggttaatgatcgcattaagttagttagTAGTTATTAAGTTAGTGGTAgtggaagacattcgcgagtgttattatattggagtattcaataaacaaaatgtatctgcctattttcgcttcgtgccgggaagccgcttcataactcaaaagtttatgcggacttttgagttaattcgtttggggttcggagtaggagtctactccgagggtgggggcttaggtttcatcatcatcacctttcatcatttcattaatcatcaagaaaaaaaatacgtcagacatggctgtatgggcatagttccctttgccttacccttcggggaaatctaaaacaaaaaaaaaaaaatataatttcatggataacagactatCTATTCTGTAAAGAAGCTATATTGTtctatagattttttttgttccCTCATGTATTATAAGCAAGGAATCACTACTAActtgtcaaataaaaaaaccaCTGATTTATACtatcattaacacagttgactcgaccatatacgacgatacggctcaccacctatcacgtcggtctaacagaaacctcagtgaggtatgggtacttagttcatcttgcgatggatgtagctctgactaccccaattgggatatacctagtcgtgagcttatgaaaaTACTTACACTTCTCCGTCCTTATATACTCGCTTCTCCAAGTTCTGTATGTCATGTTTGATGTCAGCAATAAGCAGCATCACTACTTCTAGAGACCCTTTAGGGCCGCGTTGTCCGCGTGGACCTCTGGGGCCCATGTCGCCTTTGGGACCCTCCATGCCTGGGGGACCTGCCGGACCCTGTTGATAAATACACGTTTCTAAGCATTACACtacaaataacattataaagtcACAAGCttaagcctccgtggtccagtggttgagggttgggttcacgattcggaggtcctgggttcgattcccggtggggaaatgtcacaaaaattacttgtggtccccagtttggctaggacattacaggctgatcaccggattgccccaaagtaagatgattcgtgcttcggaaggcacgttaagccgttggtcccggttactacttactgatataagtagtcgtgatatgaggcatgtcaggggcttttggcggctcaatagtaaccctgacaccagggttgatgaggttggtactccacctcacaatccacacgatggaagaagacagGCTTACCCTAGGACCTCTCTCGCATCGACAGAAGCCGCCTTCCAGTGGCGCCGTGGAGTCCATTACTCTGTACATGTTCGTGCCGTCTGTAAATCTGTCGCCATCTGAAAACAGGATTCAAACACAACCAAATAACTTACCAGATAcctaatgttagatagaaataATCGACCAAATCCTGACCGATACATCACTGTGCTAAtggacgtcacaacactggcctGCGTGCCGTAATTGGATAAATTGTGATTAGCCTGGGCATTTCACGAAACGTCTGTTAATATTGGCCGTCAAATTGTTCCATGCTACTTACTCGTAGGGGTTCTTCTTTTTTCGTGTAGCATAAGGTCGATAACTGACCTTACCTGACCTGACCttaggttcatcatcatcatgattatTATCATTGATGGCGTCAAGGATGAGCCAAGGGAACTGGTAAAATTAAACAGCCAAACATTAGAAACACCATTCACTTTCTACAGTACTAGGCGATCATAATCCATGAGGAACTAATTATCTCCCTTTAAGACGGAGTTGTCCATCAACTTTTTGAGTGCCGTCTGTGTGGTATGCAGCTGCTCGTTTATGCTGTTACCAGCAGCAGAGGTACCAGGCGGTCATAATCCCGTAGGAACTTACGGTCTCCCTTTAAAGCAGGGCTGTCCATCAGCTTCTTGAGTGCCGTCTGCATGGTGTGCATCTGGTCGTTCAACAGTTTCACCTTCCTTGACAGCCATGACACCGTGTCGCAGCTTGCATAGCAGCGGGATGACGCTCTTACTAGCGGGAGAGGTTCCTGTGACGGTCAAGTTGTTATGAattatttttgtgtctttttacaGATTTTTTACTGGAATAATCAGGAGTGCTAGGGCCTCTTTTCAGCGAATTAAAAGCACAAAATATTAATGTCCAAGAGACTCTTGCGCAATGTGTTATCTCTGTGAGCTGGAGAGAGCGataataattattcttcttcGAAAACGTCGACGACAGTGGCTTGGTCAGTATCAAAGGTGTTTGCTAACAGAAGATATGATTTATTCACATATTGATATGGTCTAACGTATACTAACAGAAACTTGTATAGACACAGTGGCGAAAGCCACTTTCAGTGGAACCCGCTAGGGTCACCGACAGTCTAGTACAGTCAATATACAGCAGGTTATACAGTAATACTAACAGGAATGTGTACGCACAGCGGCAGCCGGCGGCGGAGAGGGACCGTGGCGAGTGCCAGTTAGTGGA from the Pectinophora gossypiella chromosome 11, ilPecGoss1.1, whole genome shotgun sequence genome contains:
- the LOC126370690 gene encoding collagen and calcium-binding EGF domain-containing protein 1-like isoform X2, which translates into the protein MRAPAGPAVFTALLLICPASLVLSGEERRLKGYHPEDSYQDDPLDLVDDNSTCPTDRLLRSRETCRVDGADVQCIRLHCCETHVYIAGRCIPKTVDPCSLQLCEQACEVKDDQVWCTCHPGFTFSEDSYRRKTQPYCVDVDECADKNAGCEHSCVNDPGGFHCECPSPHSLAADGRRCERAVPIHIPEPLPLVRASSRCYASCDTVSWLSRKVKLLNDQMHTMQTALKKLMDSPALKGDHGDRFTDGTNMYRVMDSTAPLEGGFCRCERGPRGPAGPPGMEGPKGDMGPRGPRGQRGPKGSLEVVMLLIADIKHDIQNLEKRVYKDGEVPDRFNMKKAWREYRRQKVEEENITEQELEAFTAPAIVGTNGPVEITLNGKTGEILHDPETTTADTITTRSAVTEDVEDKLRQLRLLAGAAPPDDDEPDTDYDYSFY
- the LOC126370690 gene encoding collagen and calcium-binding EGF domain-containing protein 1-like isoform X1; translation: MRAPAGPAVFTALLLICPASLVLSGEERRLKGYHPEDSYQDDPLDLSSVDDNSTCPTDRLLRSRETCRVDGADVQCIRLHCCETHVYIAGRCIPKTVDPCSLQLCEQACEVKDDQVWCTCHPGFTFSEDSYRRKTQPYCVDVDECADKNAGCEHSCVNDPGGFHCECPSPHSLAADGRRCERAVPIHIPEPLPLVRASSRCYASCDTVSWLSRKVKLLNDQMHTMQTALKKLMDSPALKGDHGDRFTDGTNMYRVMDSTAPLEGGFCRCERGPRGPAGPPGMEGPKGDMGPRGPRGQRGPKGSLEVVMLLIADIKHDIQNLEKRVYKDGEVPDRFNMKKAWREYRRQKVEEENITEQELEAFTAPAIVGTNGPVEITLNGKTGEILHDPETTTADTITTRSAVTEDVEDKLRQLRLLAGAAPPDDDEPDTDYDYSFY